The following coding sequences lie in one Labrus bergylta chromosome 5, fLabBer1.1, whole genome shotgun sequence genomic window:
- the LOC109993768 gene encoding mitochondrial intermembrane space import and assembly protein 40 isoform X1, which produces MKHISHNDLLQGKDRIIFVTKEDHAAPSNAELVEEDPDDPYEERGLILPSGEINWSCPCLGGMASGPCGTEFKEAFSCFHYSKEEVKGSDCLDQFRSMQGCMQRYPELYPQEDENESREKSSEKDQTSQDSASAETSGANSTSDFQKDSNTTQPNKEGAMES; this is translated from the exons ATGAAGCATATATCTCATAATGACTTACTGCAAG GTAAAGACAGAATCATCTTTGTGACCAAAGAGGATCATGCAGCACCCAGCAATGCTGAGCTTGTAGAGGAGGATCCTGATGACCCATACGAGGAGCGAG GTCTGATTCTTCCCAGTGGGGAAATCAACTGGAGCTGCCCCTGCCTGGGTGGGATGGCCAGTGGTCCCTGTGGGACTGAATTTAAGGAGGCCTTCTCCTGTTTTCACTATAGTaaggaggaggtgaagggcTCTGATTGTTTGGATCAGTTCAGGTCCATGCAGGGGTGTATGCAGCGTTACCCAGAGCTCTACCCACAGGAGGATGAGAACGAGTCAAGAGAAAAATCATCAGAAAAAGACCAGACATCACAAGACTCCGCATCCGCAGAAACATCAGGTGCAAACTCGACATCTGACTTTCAAAAAGACTCCAACACCACACAACCCAACAAAGAAGGTGCAATGGAAAGCTAA
- the LOC109993768 gene encoding mitochondrial intermembrane space import and assembly protein 40-B isoform X2: MSSLRQEGKDRIIFVTKEDHAAPSNAELVEEDPDDPYEERGLILPSGEINWSCPCLGGMASGPCGTEFKEAFSCFHYSKEEVKGSDCLDQFRSMQGCMQRYPELYPQEDENESREKSSEKDQTSQDSASAETSGANSTSDFQKDSNTTQPNKEGAMES, from the exons ATGAGCTCGCTCAGGCAGGAAG GTAAAGACAGAATCATCTTTGTGACCAAAGAGGATCATGCAGCACCCAGCAATGCTGAGCTTGTAGAGGAGGATCCTGATGACCCATACGAGGAGCGAG GTCTGATTCTTCCCAGTGGGGAAATCAACTGGAGCTGCCCCTGCCTGGGTGGGATGGCCAGTGGTCCCTGTGGGACTGAATTTAAGGAGGCCTTCTCCTGTTTTCACTATAGTaaggaggaggtgaagggcTCTGATTGTTTGGATCAGTTCAGGTCCATGCAGGGGTGTATGCAGCGTTACCCAGAGCTCTACCCACAGGAGGATGAGAACGAGTCAAGAGAAAAATCATCAGAAAAAGACCAGACATCACAAGACTCCGCATCCGCAGAAACATCAGGTGCAAACTCGACATCTGACTTTCAAAAAGACTCCAACACCACACAACCCAACAAAGAAGGTGCAATGGAAAGCTAA
- the LOC109993770 gene encoding protein transport protein Sec61 subunit alpha-like 1 has product MGIKFLEVIKPFCAVLPEIQKPERKIQFREKVLWTAITLFIFLVCCQIPLFGIMSSDSADPFYWMRVILASNRGTLMELGISPIVTSGLIMQLLAGAKIIEVGDTPKDRALFNGAQKLFGMIITIGQAIVYVMTGMYGDPSEMGAGICLLIIIQLFVAGMIVLLLDELLQKGYGLGSGISLFIATNICETIVWKAFSPTTVNTGRGTEFEGAIIALFHLLATRTDKVRALREAFYRQNLPNLMNLISTVFVFAVVIYFQGFRVDLPIKSARYRGQYNTYPIKLFYTSNIPIILQSALVSNLYVISQMLSTRFSGNFLVNLLGTWSDTTSGGPARAYPVAGLCYYLSPPESFGSVLDDPVHAVIYIVFMLGSCAFFSKTWIEVSGSSAKDVAKQLKEQQMVMRGHRETSMVHELNRYIPTAAAFGGLCIGGLSVMADFLGAIGSGTGILLAVTIIYQYFEIFVKEQSEVGSMGALLF; this is encoded by the exons ATGGGCA TCAAATTCTTGGAGGTAATAAAGCCATTCTGTGCAGTGCTGCCAGAAATCCAAAAACCCGAGAGAAAG ATCCAGTTCAGGGAGAAAGTATTATGGACTGCCATCACTCTTTTCATCTTCCTGGTGTGTTGCCAG ATCCCCCTCTTTGGCATAATGTCATCAGACTCTGCGGATCCATTCTACTGGATGAGAGTAATCCTGGCCTCAAACAGAG GTACCCTGATGGAGCTGGGTATTTCCCCTATCGTCACCTCAGGCCTGATAATGCAGCTGCTGGCTGGAGCTAAGATCATTGAAGTTGGAGACACACCAAAGGACAGAGCCCTCTTCAATGGAGCTCAGAAAT tgtttggaATGATCATCACCATCGGCCAGGCAATTGTATACGTAATGACCGGCATGTATGGAGACCCCTCAGAGATGGGTGCAGGAATCTGTCTGCTCATCATCATTCAA CTCTTTGTGGCTGGGATGATTGTTCTGCTGCTGGATGAATTGCTCCAGAAGGGCTACGGTCTTGGTTCAGGGATTTCACTCTTTATTGCCACCAACATCTGTGAGACGATTGTTTGGAAGGCCTTCAGCCCCACAACAGTGAACACTGGAAGAG GTACAGAGTTTGAGGGAGCAATCATTGCCCTTTTCCACCTGCTGGCCACTCGCACAGACAAAGTGCGTGCTTTGAGAGAGGCCTTCTACAGACAGAACCTGCCCAACCTCATGAATCTTATTTCCACTGTGTTCGTCTTTGCTGTAGTGATATACTTTCAG GGATTCAGGGTGGATCTGCCCATCAAGTCAGCACGTTACCGTGGCCAATATAACACCTACCCCATCAAGCTCTTCTACACCTCCAACATCCCCATCATCCTCCAGTCTGCTCTGGTCTCCAACTTGTATGTTATCTCCCAGATGCTTTCGACACGCTTCAGTGGCAACTTCCTGGTTAATCTGCTTGGTACCTGGTCT GACACAACGTCAGGTGGTCCGGCCCGTGCCTACCCTGTAGCTGGACTTTGCTACTACCTCTCTCCCCCTGAGTCGTTTGGCTCAGTTTTGGATGACCCGGTCCATGCAGTCATCTACATTGTCTTCATGCTCGGATCATGTGCCTTTTTCTCCAAAACCTGGATTGAAGTTTCAGGCTCCTCTGCTAAAGAT GTGGCCAAACAGCTGAAGGAACAGCAGATGGTGATGAGGGGACACAGAGAAACCTCAATGGTTCATGAACTGAACAG GTACATTCCTACAGCTGCTGCCTTCGGTGGACTGTGTATAGGTGGACTATCAGTAATGGCTGACTTCCTTGGAGCCATTGGCTCTGGCACTGGTATCCTGCTGGCTGTCACCATCATCTATCAGTACTTTGAGATCTTTGTGAAAGAACAGAGTGAAGTAGGCAGCATGGGGGCCCTgctcttctaa